The Cohaesibacter intestini genome includes a window with the following:
- a CDS encoding ArsR/SmtB family transcription factor, whose product MNIQDLEKNSEEAAGFLKLLASGPRLLILCQLIDGEQNVGTLAEKTGLRMTTVSQHMALMRAQSVVTTRREGTTIYYSLASPVVEEVLSVLHKSFCQP is encoded by the coding sequence ATGAACATTCAAGACCTGGAAAAAAATTCAGAAGAGGCGGCAGGATTTCTAAAACTCCTTGCATCCGGCCCTCGTCTCCTCATTCTGTGCCAACTTATTGATGGCGAACAGAATGTCGGCACCCTTGCCGAGAAAACCGGCCTGCGCATGACAACCGTGTCCCAGCACATGGCCCTGATGCGCGCCCAAAGCGTCGTCACGACCCGTCGTGAAGGCACCACGATCTACTATTCCCTCGCCAGCCCGGTTGTCGAGGAAGTGCTTTCGGTCTTGCATAAGAGCTTCTGTCAGCCTTAG
- the pabB gene encoding aminodeoxychorismate synthase component I yields MFSNDLGARPSPFIKEIAPPSLARCLTALADLPHVAFLDSAAPSGKLGRYSYLAADPFGILTSRDDKAFWNGDILPDAPLIALQKALDTHQLTSVEADIPPFQGGAIGYFAYEAGRLLEHLPTTSRDQDRLPDLHLPFYDVILAVDHFADGPDAAPRDRAWILSSGYPERGEARAARARLRLKCFRDLLQNPSNPSNSNDTPPAITGWRSNFTRQAFEAAIEKTRTHIRDGDIFQANITQCFSACLPAGDAASPLAYYLQLRRQNAAPFAAYLDCGDHVIASSSPERFVTLDAKGCVETRPIKGTAPRDLTDPARDADHAATLQASDKDRAENIMITDLMRNDLSRVCKAGTIKVPDLCTLESYARVHHLVSSVTGEMKEGLGAVSLLGATFPGGSITGAPKIRAMEIITELEDLPRGVYCGAIGYLGFNGAMDTNIAIRTVTFRDDKVQFHTGGGITILSDPSAEYEECLHKAAALFRGLGTSVEAERDTIEARSKPVGRDGS; encoded by the coding sequence ATGTTCAGCAACGATCTCGGGGCACGACCTTCCCCGTTTATCAAGGAAATTGCTCCGCCCTCTCTGGCCCGGTGCCTGACAGCCCTTGCCGACTTGCCCCATGTTGCTTTTCTCGACAGCGCTGCCCCGTCCGGCAAACTGGGACGCTACTCCTATTTGGCGGCAGATCCCTTCGGCATTCTTACCTCCCGTGATGACAAGGCCTTCTGGAACGGCGATATACTGCCGGATGCCCCGTTGATCGCACTGCAAAAGGCCCTCGACACGCATCAACTGACTTCGGTAGAGGCAGACATTCCGCCATTTCAGGGCGGCGCCATCGGCTATTTCGCCTATGAAGCGGGCCGTTTGCTGGAGCATTTGCCAACCACCAGCCGAGATCAAGACCGACTGCCCGATCTGCATTTGCCCTTTTATGATGTCATTCTAGCGGTCGACCATTTTGCCGATGGTCCGGATGCAGCACCGCGTGATCGAGCCTGGATCCTGTCGTCCGGCTATCCGGAGCGGGGAGAAGCCCGCGCCGCACGCGCCCGTTTGCGGCTAAAATGTTTTCGGGATCTGCTGCAAAACCCGAGCAACCCGTCAAACTCGAACGACACCCCACCCGCAATCACCGGCTGGCGCTCCAATTTCACCCGACAGGCTTTTGAAGCGGCTATTGAGAAGACCCGTACCCATATCCGCGATGGCGACATCTTTCAGGCCAACATCACCCAATGTTTCAGCGCTTGCTTGCCAGCAGGAGATGCCGCCTCCCCCCTTGCCTATTATCTCCAGCTGCGCAGGCAAAACGCTGCCCCCTTCGCCGCCTATCTGGACTGCGGCGATCATGTGATTGCCTCCAGCTCGCCGGAACGCTTTGTAACGCTGGATGCGAAAGGCTGTGTCGAGACACGACCGATCAAGGGCACGGCCCCACGGGATTTGACCGACCCCGCCCGTGATGCTGACCATGCGGCGACATTGCAAGCCAGCGACAAGGACCGAGCCGAGAACATCATGATCACCGACTTGATGCGCAACGACCTGTCACGGGTTTGCAAGGCCGGAACGATCAAGGTGCCGGACCTCTGCACCCTCGAAAGCTATGCTAGAGTGCATCATCTGGTCTCCTCTGTCACAGGTGAGATGAAAGAGGGGCTGGGAGCCGTCTCCCTGCTGGGTGCAACCTTCCCCGGTGGGTCCATCACAGGCGCACCAAAAATTCGCGCCATGGAAATCATCACAGAATTGGAGGACCTGCCGCGTGGCGTCTATTGTGGTGCCATCGGCTATCTTGGCTTCAATGGCGCAATGGATACCAACATAGCGATCCGCACCGTGACCTTCCGCGATGACAAGGTGCAGTTTCATACGGGTGGAGGCATCACGATCCTGTCTGATCCCTCTGCGGAATATGAGGAATGCCTACACAAAGCCGCTGCCCTTTTTCGCGGTTTGGGTACCTCGGTTGAAGCGGAACGAGACACGATTGAAGCCCGAAGCAAGCCTGTGGGTCGGGACGGTTCATGA
- a CDS encoding anthranilate synthase component II has translation MILILDNYDSFVFNLARYCEELGEQVAIYRNDALSLHDIARLDPDGILLSPGPGRPEDGGIMIDLIKSFSGRIPILGICLGHQAIGAAFGGTITHAAEPMHGRSSQISHDGNGLFANLPNPLRVGRYHSLVVAPDTVPDMLRITARSKAGEIMALSHRTHQTHGLQFHPESILTDHGHDLLKHFLEELDD, from the coding sequence ATGATCCTCATTCTCGACAATTATGACAGCTTCGTCTTCAATCTGGCCCGCTATTGCGAAGAGCTGGGCGAGCAGGTCGCCATCTATCGCAACGATGCCTTGAGCCTTCATGACATTGCTCGCCTTGACCCAGATGGCATCCTTTTGTCTCCGGGGCCGGGAAGACCGGAGGATGGCGGCATCATGATCGACCTGATCAAGTCCTTTTCCGGTCGCATCCCGATCCTTGGCATCTGCCTTGGCCATCAAGCCATTGGCGCGGCCTTCGGTGGCACCATCACCCACGCAGCTGAACCAATGCACGGCCGATCCAGTCAGATTTCCCATGATGGCAACGGCCTGTTTGCAAACCTGCCCAATCCCTTGCGCGTTGGTCGCTATCACTCGCTGGTCGTTGCTCCGGACACGGTCCCTGATATGCTGCGCATCACCGCCCGCTCAAAAGCGGGAGAAATCATGGCGCTCTCCCACCGGACCCACCAGACCCATGGGCTGCAATTCCATCCGGAATCGATCCTGACCGATCATGGCCACGATTTGCTGAAGCATTTTCTGGAGGAGCTTGATGACTGA
- a CDS encoding aminotransferase class IV, which translates to MTDPHSGFTKAVWIDDTLLRGEEATAAKIALDNRGLLLGDGIFETLPILKGAPIWWPEHRNRLLTSAHRLGIAQKAAALDAIVQELSRVNAQTNAILRLTVIRTQGGRGLVPAEASPGFAFASVAPYPDSMAFDCLSLITSAIRKNEGSPSASLKSLNYLDHILAAKEASQAGAGDALMLNNKDKVACTTIGNVFAVFGNNLVTPPPQDGLLSGILRSKVLAYAANIGCEAKEQSLTLDDMKKADGVFLTNSLRIVRRVNQLDDHIYTASDEDIIAQLQALFRRILTEAVHPLEAR; encoded by the coding sequence ATGACTGACCCGCATTCCGGCTTTACAAAAGCCGTCTGGATCGATGATACCCTTCTGCGCGGCGAAGAGGCCACAGCAGCAAAGATCGCACTCGACAATCGCGGTCTGTTGCTCGGCGATGGAATCTTTGAGACCTTGCCAATCCTCAAAGGCGCACCAATTTGGTGGCCAGAACACCGCAACCGCCTGCTGACCAGCGCCCATCGTCTTGGCATCGCGCAGAAGGCGGCGGCGCTAGACGCCATCGTTCAGGAGCTGAGCCGTGTCAACGCGCAAACCAATGCCATCCTGCGATTGACCGTGATCCGCACACAGGGTGGGCGTGGTCTTGTGCCCGCAGAAGCAAGCCCCGGCTTCGCCTTTGCCAGCGTGGCCCCCTATCCCGACAGCATGGCCTTTGACTGCCTCAGCCTGATCACCAGCGCCATCCGCAAGAATGAAGGCTCCCCCTCTGCCAGTCTCAAAAGCCTCAATTATCTCGATCACATATTGGCGGCAAAAGAGGCATCACAAGCAGGCGCAGGCGACGCCCTGATGCTCAACAACAAGGACAAGGTTGCCTGCACCACCATCGGCAATGTCTTTGCCGTCTTTGGCAACAATCTCGTCACCCCGCCGCCCCAAGATGGCCTACTATCAGGCATCCTGCGCAGCAAGGTCCTTGCTTATGCCGCGAATATTGGGTGCGAAGCGAAGGAGCAAAGCCTCACCCTCGACGACATGAAAAAGGCTGATGGTGTCTTTCTCACCAACAGCCTTCGTATCGTTCGCAGGGTCAACCAGCTGGATGACCATATTTATACTGCCTCAGACGAGGACATCATCGCGCAGCTGCAAGCCCTCTTTCGCCGCATCTTGACGGAAGCAGTCCACCCGCTCGAGGCACGCTAA
- a CDS encoding CreA family protein gives MFRSLMGACLALALGVTSAMAADGPDLIFKKSTVWKFLTPDHKLATYAIDDPLIDGVACHFTVPEKGGISGMFGVAEEVSDASLACRQVGPISFKEKFEQGDEMFRTRRSLLFKKTRIVRGCDSKRNVLVYLIYSDKLIEGSPKNSTSTVPIMPWGNNEASRCGDWLK, from the coding sequence ATGTTTCGTTCATTGATGGGGGCCTGCCTTGCGCTGGCACTTGGGGTTACGTCAGCCATGGCTGCTGACGGGCCGGACTTGATTTTCAAGAAATCGACGGTCTGGAAGTTCCTGACCCCGGATCACAAATTGGCAACCTATGCCATTGACGACCCTCTGATTGACGGGGTTGCCTGTCACTTCACCGTGCCGGAAAAAGGTGGCATTTCAGGGATGTTTGGTGTGGCTGAGGAAGTCTCCGATGCGTCGCTGGCCTGTCGTCAGGTTGGTCCCATTTCTTTCAAGGAGAAGTTTGAGCAAGGGGACGAAATGTTCCGCACGCGTCGGTCGCTTCTGTTCAAGAAAACCCGCATCGTGCGCGGTTGTGACTCCAAACGCAACGTGCTGGTTTACTTGATTTATTCGGACAAGCTGATTGAAGGCAGCCCGAAAAACTCCACTTCCACCGTGCCGATCATGCCTTGGGGCAACAATGAGGCGTCGCGCTGTGGTGACTGGCTGAAATAG
- a CDS encoding SulP family inorganic anion transporter, giving the protein MSARLANMMSPKQLKTDTLSGLTVALALVPEAVAFAFVAQVHPLVGLYAAFIVGLITALFGGRPGMISGATGALAVVMVSLVINHGVEYLFATVVLMGLLQITAGIMRWGKFIRMVPHPVMLGFVNGLAIVIGLAQLSQFKVKDAAGELVWMTGTPLYTMLGLVVLTMVIIWLAPKVTKAIPAPLLAIVGVSMLVIGLDLNIPRVGDLATIAGGLPEFHIPMVPFTLETLKIIFPYAAILAAIGLIESLLTLNLVSEMTDTHGGASKESIAQGAANVVTGFFGGMGGCAMIGQSMINVKSGGRTRWSGISAALFLLSFILFASGLIEQIPLAALVGVMFMVVIGTFAWRSLKIMRGIPRHDAFVIILVTCVTVYSDLAVAVVVGVIVSALVFAWEAAKRIDVKVGVEEHGWKVYELHGPLFFGSVASFQELFDPKSDPEDVVIEFKSARVWDHSALQAIDSLATRYDEQGKKLHLRHLSPDCRELLQKADKFIEVSVIEDPKYQVAVDYSELFGKKHGIAAN; this is encoded by the coding sequence ATGAGCGCGCGCCTAGCCAATATGATGTCCCCAAAACAGCTCAAGACAGACACGCTGTCCGGTCTGACTGTGGCTTTGGCCCTCGTACCTGAAGCCGTTGCCTTTGCCTTTGTGGCGCAGGTCCATCCACTGGTCGGCCTCTATGCTGCCTTTATCGTCGGCCTGATTACCGCTTTGTTCGGCGGTCGTCCGGGCATGATTTCCGGTGCCACTGGCGCACTGGCCGTCGTGATGGTCTCGTTGGTCATCAATCATGGCGTGGAATATCTGTTCGCCACCGTCGTGCTGATGGGCTTGCTTCAGATCACCGCCGGCATCATGCGTTGGGGCAAATTCATCCGCATGGTGCCCCATCCGGTGATGCTCGGCTTCGTCAATGGCCTTGCCATCGTCATCGGTCTGGCACAGCTGTCCCAGTTCAAGGTCAAGGATGCCGCTGGAGAGTTGGTCTGGATGACCGGCACCCCCCTTTACACCATGCTCGGCCTTGTGGTGCTGACCATGGTCATCATCTGGCTTGCGCCTAAGGTGACCAAAGCAATTCCCGCCCCTCTGTTGGCGATTGTAGGCGTCTCCATGCTGGTGATTGGCCTTGATCTCAATATTCCGCGTGTTGGCGATCTAGCCACCATCGCCGGCGGCCTGCCTGAATTCCACATTCCAATGGTTCCCTTCACCCTTGAGACCCTGAAGATCATCTTCCCTTATGCAGCCATTCTGGCGGCCATTGGCCTGATCGAAAGCCTGCTGACCCTTAATCTCGTGTCGGAAATGACTGACACCCATGGGGGAGCCTCCAAGGAAAGCATCGCACAGGGCGCAGCCAATGTCGTCACCGGCTTCTTTGGCGGCATGGGCGGCTGTGCCATGATCGGTCAGTCGATGATCAACGTGAAATCCGGCGGCCGCACCCGCTGGTCCGGCATTTCCGCAGCCCTGTTCCTGCTGTCCTTCATCCTCTTTGCCTCGGGCCTCATTGAACAGATCCCGCTCGCGGCTCTGGTCGGCGTGATGTTCATGGTTGTCATCGGCACCTTCGCGTGGCGCAGCCTCAAAATCATGCGCGGCATTCCCCGCCATGACGCCTTCGTCATCATTCTTGTGACCTGCGTCACCGTCTATTCCGACCTTGCTGTCGCCGTGGTCGTTGGTGTGATTGTTTCCGCTCTGGTCTTTGCCTGGGAAGCCGCCAAACGCATCGACGTCAAAGTCGGCGTCGAAGAGCATGGCTGGAAAGTGTATGAATTGCACGGCCCGCTCTTCTTTGGCTCTGTTGCCAGCTTTCAAGAGCTGTTCGACCCGAAAAGCGATCCCGAGGATGTGGTTATCGAGTTCAAATCTGCCCGCGTCTGGGACCATTCCGCGCTTCAGGCCATAGACAGCCTTGCCACCAGATATGACGAACAAGGCAAAAAGCTGCATCTGCGCCACTTGTCACCGGACTGCCGCGAGTTGCTGCAAAAAGCCGACAAGTTCATCGAAGTTTCGGTGATTGAAGATCCCAAATACCAAGTGGCCGTCGACTATTCCGAATTGTTCGGGAAAAAGCACGGTATCGCTGCCAACTAA
- a CDS encoding flavin reductase family protein, translating into MITDVEFRQALGTFATGITVAATLDKDGQPHGLTVNSFNSVSLDPPLVLWSLNKQSHQLDVFAESGFYGISILAEDQMEISNRFAAMIEDRFDGINWQAGGTGAPLLDGALATFDCKVEQIVEGGDHIILIGRVLSVTKRDAAPLLYHEGAYKSLGSAL; encoded by the coding sequence ATGATCACGGATGTTGAATTTCGCCAGGCCCTTGGCACCTTTGCCACAGGCATCACGGTTGCCGCTACCCTGGACAAGGATGGTCAGCCACATGGCCTGACCGTGAACAGTTTCAACTCCGTCTCCCTGGATCCGCCGTTGGTTCTGTGGTCCCTCAATAAGCAGTCCCATCAGCTTGATGTTTTTGCGGAGAGCGGTTTTTACGGCATCAGTATTCTGGCCGAAGATCAGATGGAGATTTCCAATCGCTTTGCCGCGATGATCGAGGATCGTTTTGATGGCATCAACTGGCAGGCGGGGGGAACCGGTGCGCCGTTGCTTGATGGGGCTCTTGCGACCTTTGACTGCAAGGTCGAGCAGATTGTCGAAGGGGGTGACCATATCATTTTGATCGGACGGGTGCTGTCGGTCACAAAACGGGACGCCGCACCTTTGCTCTATCATGAGGGCGCTTACAAGAGCCTTGGCTCTGCTCTTTAA
- a CDS encoding DUF2865 domain-containing protein: MTLTLRTKIAGLTFALMTISAGVMNAPNASAQTVSRVTIAQHCAQLEGELARMQRAKHSRSNRNFEKYDAAVHKQLAQLDNANRLAKRDSCTGRRGFLFRRSPKASCPALLKRIDKMQRNLAALEQKRARYAPSAPQDNGLEKARILRELGNAGCGQQYDRFARAEPVQKRRGLFGSIFRTRESNLSRQWGYDDRDIPEVGTYKTVCVRACDGYFFPVSFSTTQGSFERDENTCQSRCPGADVELYIYQNPGETPEDMRSLSGRPYNSLETAFLYQKEYVSNCSCQAPQSQLASIAGDSAPSLPTTPANPAIRPEPENAAPTGPIVPLPMPKQSIMVDPDTRAAQRLGVAFAPYKPPEVRSDKGVVHTADGRSIRIVGPKFFGTQE, encoded by the coding sequence ATGACCTTGACGCTGCGAACCAAGATTGCCGGATTGACCTTTGCGCTGATGACGATATCGGCGGGTGTGATGAATGCTCCGAATGCCAGCGCGCAGACCGTGTCACGGGTCACCATTGCCCAGCATTGCGCCCAACTGGAGGGCGAACTGGCCCGGATGCAACGCGCCAAACATTCCCGCTCCAACCGCAATTTCGAGAAATATGACGCCGCCGTCCACAAGCAGCTGGCACAGCTGGACAATGCCAACCGCTTGGCCAAACGGGACAGCTGCACCGGTCGGCGTGGTTTCCTGTTTCGCCGCTCGCCAAAGGCCAGTTGCCCGGCTTTGTTGAAGCGCATTGACAAGATGCAGCGCAATCTCGCCGCTCTGGAGCAAAAGCGCGCACGCTATGCGCCATCAGCCCCGCAAGACAATGGTCTGGAAAAAGCCCGCATCCTGCGTGAGCTGGGCAATGCGGGCTGTGGCCAGCAATATGACCGCTTTGCTCGCGCCGAACCAGTCCAAAAGCGCCGTGGCCTGTTTGGCTCGATTTTCCGCACCCGTGAGAGCAATCTCAGCAGACAATGGGGCTATGATGATCGGGACATCCCGGAAGTCGGCACCTATAAGACGGTCTGCGTTCGGGCCTGTGACGGCTATTTCTTCCCGGTCAGCTTCTCCACCACCCAAGGCAGCTTCGAGCGTGATGAAAATACCTGTCAGTCACGCTGCCCCGGCGCCGATGTTGAGCTGTATATCTATCAAAATCCCGGCGAGACGCCCGAGGACATGCGATCCCTGAGCGGACGCCCCTACAATTCGCTCGAAACAGCCTTCCTCTATCAGAAGGAATATGTTTCCAATTGCAGCTGTCAGGCCCCGCAAAGCCAACTGGCTTCGATCGCTGGCGACAGTGCCCCCTCGCTGCCGACAACACCGGCCAACCCGGCCATTCGGCCAGAGCCTGAAAATGCAGCCCCCACAGGTCCAATCGTGCCACTGCCAATGCCCAAACAGAGCATCATGGTTGACCCGGACACCCGTGCCGCCCAGCGCTTGGGGGTTGCCTTTGCGCCTTACAAACCACCAGAGGTGCGCTCCGACAAAGGCGTCGTGCACACCGCTGATGGTCGCTCCATCAGGATAGTCGGTCCGAAGTTTTTTGGTACCCAAGAATAG
- the gltX gene encoding glutamate--tRNA ligase, whose product MAEIVRFAPSPTGNIHIGNARTALINWLTAVKSGGQFILRFDDTDQERSRQEYADGIAADLDWLGIKPNRVEKQSARMATYDEVAEKLKAMGRLYPCYETADELDRKRKRQRARGLPPVYDRAALELTEEQKAGFEAEGRRPHWRFLLDHKTVAWQDGVRGEQSIECDSVSDPVLIREDGTYLYTLPSVIDDIDMGVTMVIRGDDHVTNTAVQIQLFELLSGKAPGFAHHNLLTSATGEGLSKRLGSLSIRTMKDEGYEPLSVAIFAVLIGTSEPVQPLADMQALADLFALDKVSRNASKFDMADLGHLNARILHEKSYAQVSDRLAALGVAGGEEFWLAVRGNIERLPDAKGWWDIVDKGLPEDAVARSEDDSDFYAKALELLPNEPWDGTTWKAWTNAVKSETGRKGKGLFMPLRVALTGRSHGPELAAFLPILGYQKTSDRLS is encoded by the coding sequence ATGGCTGAAATCGTTCGCTTCGCTCCGTCTCCGACGGGCAATATTCATATTGGCAATGCGCGTACGGCGCTGATCAATTGGCTGACCGCTGTCAAAAGCGGCGGGCAATTCATCCTGCGGTTTGATGACACCGATCAGGAACGCTCCAGGCAGGAATATGCCGACGGTATTGCAGCAGATCTCGACTGGCTTGGGATCAAGCCTAACCGGGTGGAAAAACAGTCGGCCCGGATGGCGACCTATGATGAAGTGGCCGAGAAGCTGAAGGCTATGGGACGGCTTTATCCCTGTTATGAGACAGCTGATGAGCTGGACCGCAAGCGCAAGCGCCAGCGAGCCCGTGGCTTGCCACCGGTTTATGATCGGGCCGCCTTGGAGCTGACAGAGGAACAAAAAGCCGGCTTTGAGGCCGAAGGCCGTCGGCCCCATTGGCGCTTCCTGCTCGATCACAAGACCGTCGCCTGGCAAGATGGTGTGCGCGGTGAGCAAAGCATTGAATGCGACAGCGTGTCCGATCCGGTGCTGATCCGCGAAGATGGCACTTACCTTTATACCCTCCCATCGGTGATTGACGATATTGATATGGGCGTCACCATGGTGATCCGCGGTGATGACCATGTGACCAACACGGCGGTGCAGATCCAGCTGTTTGAATTGCTTAGCGGCAAGGCTCCGGGCTTTGCCCATCACAATTTGCTGACCAGTGCGACCGGCGAAGGACTGTCGAAGCGTCTTGGGTCCCTGTCGATCCGCACCATGAAAGACGAGGGCTACGAGCCTTTGTCGGTCGCGATTTTTGCGGTTCTGATCGGAACCTCCGAACCGGTGCAGCCGCTTGCTGATATGCAGGCGCTGGCTGATCTGTTTGCCCTTGATAAGGTGTCGCGCAATGCATCGAAATTCGATATGGCCGACCTTGGGCACCTCAATGCGCGCATCCTGCATGAGAAGAGCTATGCACAGGTGAGCGACCGTCTGGCGGCTTTGGGCGTTGCGGGTGGCGAAGAATTCTGGCTCGCCGTGCGTGGCAATATCGAGCGGCTGCCCGACGCCAAGGGCTGGTGGGATATTGTTGACAAAGGCCTGCCCGAAGATGCGGTTGCCAGATCAGAAGATGATTCAGATTTTTATGCCAAGGCCTTGGAATTGCTGCCCAATGAGCCATGGGATGGTACGACCTGGAAGGCCTGGACCAATGCGGTGAAGAGCGAGACCGGGCGCAAGGGCAAAGGTCTGTTCATGCCGCTGCGGGTGGCCCTGACCGGACGGTCCCATGGACCAGAACTGGCGGCTTTTCTGCCTATTCTTGGGTACCAAAAAACTTCGGACCGACTATCCTGA
- a CDS encoding NAD+ synthase, translated as MPVVQASSGAASKTGIKRVTDKLTFSLAQLNPILGDLSGNAAKARAAHTVASEQGADCLVLTELFISGYPPEDLVLKPAFQVACRAEVEKLAEVTEGDAPAILIGTPWVHDGKLYNAVCLLDNGEVQTVRYKADLPNYGVFDEKRVFSAGPMPGPMSIRGVAVGVPICEDIWDSDVCECLMETGAELLVVPNGSPFNLDKWDIRQQVAVQRVVETELPLIYVNQVGGQDELVFDGASFALNADRSLATQMVGFAEDQQVVTAVRGEQGWRLEGPIVPVMDRDAGAWSACMLGLRDYVNKNRFPGVVLGLSGGIDSAICAALAVDALGADRVHCVMLPYRYTSEESLKDAADCAKALGVRYDIVDIAEPVDGFAHALSSLFDGTTEGVTEENLQSRARGTILMAISNKFGHMVVTTGNKSEMSVGYATLYGDMNGGYNPIKDLYKMQVYHLSAWRNANKPDGTMGPGGEVIPTNIISKAPTAELRENQTDQDSLPEYPVLDDILECLVEREMAVDEIVERGHDKALVHRIEHLLYIAEYKRRQSAPGVKLSEKNFGRDRRYPITNGFRDRS; from the coding sequence ATGCCTGTCGTGCAGGCAAGTTCCGGTGCTGCTTCCAAGACAGGAATAAAGCGCGTGACCGATAAGCTCACATTCAGCCTTGCCCAACTCAATCCGATCTTGGGCGACCTTTCTGGCAATGCTGCCAAAGCACGGGCCGCCCATACGGTCGCGTCAGAGCAGGGGGCCGATTGCCTCGTCTTGACCGAGTTGTTCATTTCTGGCTATCCGCCAGAGGATCTGGTGTTGAAACCAGCCTTTCAGGTGGCCTGTCGGGCGGAAGTCGAAAAGCTTGCAGAGGTTACCGAAGGCGATGCACCAGCGATCCTGATCGGCACGCCGTGGGTGCATGATGGCAAGCTCTATAATGCGGTTTGCCTGCTTGATAATGGCGAAGTCCAGACCGTGCGTTACAAGGCCGATCTGCCCAATTATGGCGTGTTTGATGAGAAACGGGTTTTTTCTGCCGGGCCGATGCCGGGGCCGATGTCCATTCGGGGCGTGGCTGTGGGTGTGCCCATTTGTGAGGATATCTGGGATAGCGATGTTTGCGAATGCCTGATGGAGACAGGTGCTGAACTCCTTGTGGTGCCAAATGGGTCGCCGTTCAATCTCGACAAATGGGACATTCGCCAGCAAGTGGCGGTCCAGAGGGTGGTCGAGACCGAATTGCCGCTCATCTATGTCAATCAGGTTGGCGGGCAGGATGAGTTGGTGTTTGACGGCGCGTCCTTTGCCTTGAATGCAGACCGCTCGCTGGCGACACAAATGGTTGGCTTTGCCGAGGATCAGCAGGTGGTAACCGCTGTGCGCGGGGAGCAGGGTTGGCGGCTGGAAGGGCCGATCGTTCCTGTGATGGATCGTGATGCCGGCGCATGGTCTGCCTGCATGTTGGGCTTGCGCGATTATGTCAACAAAAACCGCTTTCCCGGTGTTGTTCTGGGCCTGTCGGGGGGGATTGATTCTGCCATATGCGCCGCTTTGGCCGTGGATGCCTTGGGGGCGGACCGGGTGCATTGTGTGATGCTGCCCTATCGCTATACCTCGGAGGAAAGCCTCAAGGATGCGGCTGATTGTGCCAAAGCCCTTGGCGTGCGCTATGACATTGTCGACATTGCCGAGCCGGTGGATGGCTTTGCTCATGCCCTCTCAAGCCTGTTTGACGGCACGACGGAAGGGGTGACGGAGGAGAATCTCCAGTCGCGCGCCCGTGGCACCATCCTGATGGCGATCTCCAACAAATTCGGCCATATGGTCGTGACCACCGGCAACAAGTCCGAAATGTCGGTTGGCTATGCGACGTTGTATGGCGACATGAATGGCGGCTACAATCCGATCAAGGATCTTTATAAGATGCAGGTCTATCACCTGTCTGCTTGGCGCAATGCCAACAAGCCGGACGGGACGATGGGGCCGGGTGGTGAGGTGATCCCGACCAACATCATTTCCAAGGCTCCAACGGCAGAATTGCGCGAGAACCAGACAGATCAGGACAGCTTGCCGGAATATCCGGTGCTCGATGACATTCTTGAATGTCTGGTCGAGAGGGAAATGGCGGTCGATGAGATTGTCGAACGGGGTCATGACAAGGCTCTGGTCCATCGCATCGAGCATCTGCTCTATATCGCTGAATATAAGCGCCGCCAGTCGGCGCCGGGGGTCAAATTGTCGGAAAAGAATTTCGGGCGCGACCGCCGCTACCCCATTACCAACGGCTTCCGGGACCGCAGCTGA
- a CDS encoding DUF2834 domain-containing protein: MTLARFYLLMCLVGTLWPWVHFADFFSSHGADFALFFAQMAPTAVAKGLTVDISLSILVFWVWSFVDARQLSVRNWWLVLPATLCVGFSLALPLYLFLRESKA; the protein is encoded by the coding sequence ATGACCCTTGCTCGATTTTATCTGTTGATGTGTTTGGTTGGTACGCTTTGGCCGTGGGTCCATTTCGCTGATTTCTTTTCCTCTCACGGCGCTGACTTTGCGTTGTTCTTTGCTCAGATGGCCCCCACTGCTGTGGCCAAGGGACTGACCGTGGATATCAGTCTGTCGATCCTCGTTTTCTGGGTTTGGTCCTTTGTCGATGCGCGCCAACTGAGTGTGAGAAACTGGTGGTTGGTTCTGCCTGCGACACTTTGCGTTGGATTCTCGTTGGCGCTGCCTTTATATCTCTTCTTGAGAGAGAGTAAGGCGTAA